AAGCACCCGCGTGCTCGACTTATTTGCCCCCATTGGCAAGGGGCAGCGCGGCCTGATTGTAGCCCAGCCCAAAACGGGTAAGACGGTGCTTTTGCAGGAAATTGCCAATGCGATTTCGGAAAATCACCCCGAGGTATACCTCATTATTCTGCTAATTGACGAGCGCCCCGAGGAAGTAACCGACATGGCCCGCTCGGTAAAGGCCGAAGTGCTGTCGTCGACCTTCGACGAGATGGCCGACCGCCACGTAAAAATCGCGGAGCTGGCTCTCGACAAAGCCCGGCGCCTGGTGGAATGCGGCCACGATGTCGTCATTCTGCTCGACTCCATTACCCGCCTGGCGCGGGCCTACAACACGGTGCAGCCTAGCAGCTCGCGTATCCTCTCAGGGGGTATCGATGCCGGGGCGCTGCAAAAGCCCAAGCGCTTCTTTGGCGCAGCCCGTAATATCGAAGGACCTGGCTCCCTGACGATTATCGCTACGGCGCTTATCGAAACTGGCTCCAAGATGGACGAGGTTATCTTCGAAGAATTCAAAGGCACCGGCAACATGGAGCTTCAGCTCGACCGCAAGCTGGCCAATAAGCGCGTGTTCCCGGCCATCGACATTCCGGCATCCGGCACCCGCCGCGAAGACCTGCTGATGAGCCGCGACGAGCTGAGCCGCGTGTGGGTGCTGCGTAAGTTCATGACCGACATGAGCGCCACCGAGGCGATGGAATTCCTGAAAGACCGTATGAAAGGCACCAAAGACAACGAAGAATTCCTGCTGGCGATGAACGGCTAAGCTGCCGCCAGCTTTATAATGCCAGACGGGCCAAGCGCTATCTCCGCAAAGGAAGTAGGGTTTGGCCCGTTTTAATGCTATTCTCCTTTATTGAACAGCTGCTTCTATTATATATAAAGGGTAGAAAGCCGCATGCTTGCAGGCTCTTAATCCTCATCATAGTCTTTCTGGCGCAGCTTGCGACCTGCTGTAGAGACGCATCTTTGCGTCTCGGAGTTGAACGACTATAACTGCGCGGTTTAATCAACGCCAAGACGCAAAGATGCGTCTCTACAGTGCGCTATACCCTAGACTTGCAAACTGCGCTACTATTCGTGGTGAGGTGTTTGAGCAAACGCCCAGCCAGCTGCCCCGCCGCTTTTTAATGCGATTGGCTCAGTAGCAGCACCGTAATAAAGGCCGCGCTCAAACATAGCGAAGATACTTTATTCATGCGCATGGTCCACTCAAAGCTGGCCTGGGTGGGGTCGTGCCACGCTACCCAGCACCAGCGCGAAAACAGTGCCACTACCGGCCCAGTAGCCAGCAAAAACAACAGCAGGCTGCGCGGCTCACCCCGTAGCCAGTAGGTAAAGCCCAGCAGCAGAGCTCCCGCCAGCAGCCCCACTGCCGCCAATACAAACGTGCCCCGAATACCCAGCCGCAAACTCAGCGTGCGGTCGCCGCGCCGGGCATCTTCCTGGTGCTGATAGATTTGGGTGAGCGGATAAGAGCCGCAAAGAAACAGGGTGCTCACCAGGGCCAGCTGTAGGTTGGTCGGCTCAAAAAGCTGGGCCGAAGTAGCGCCCGCACCCACCTGGGCCATCAAAAAAGTGAAGGCGCCCTGAAATACAACCACTACGGCAGTACTTAGCAAAGGGTATTTCTTGAGGCGAATGCCTTCGTAGCTGTATGCTCGGGAAATTAGAATATAGACTATTACCATTGCTGCAAAGGGCCAGCCTACTAGCAGCGACGTCAGCAGCGCCAGGGTTTCGAATAGCCACACCAGGTGCAGCAATTCGGGCGTCACGGGTGGTGGTGCTTTCAGGCCACCAATACTGCCCTCGTCCTTATCGTAGTAGGAGTTGTAGCCATTGGAGGCCGGATACACCAGCAGGTGCAAAATCGTAAATACCGCGGCCGCCCGGCTCCAGCTAAACGGTTCGCGCAAGGCGCTGAGCCCGAACCAGAACACGGGCATCAAAAACAGCGAAAACGGCAGGCGCAGCAGCGCAAAAGCTCGGCGGTAGGCGGGCAGCATCGGGCGAAGGTAGCAGGCTAGGTAGTGGGATGAGCAGGCCAGCCCACCAGAAACGTAACGCGCGGCCCCCACCAGTGGCGCAGCTGCCCGGCCTGCCAGTGGTAGCGTCTGGCCGGGTCGGCCTCGTGGGCCAGGGCCAGCAGCTCCTCCGTAGGGTACATGCGCAGGATAGAAACCACGCCATCCCAGATAGTAGTGAGCGGAATAAGTGGCAGTAGGTAGGTGAACACCAGTCGGCTGAGCCGGAAAGGCCGAAAAAATGGCGTGAGCAGCAGCTGCGCCACCGGCAGTACCGTGAGCGCCAGCCCGATTTCGAGCCAGCTTTTGGCCGCCCCCTCAAATACGCCAATGCCCGTGCCGCCCGCCACGGCATCGCGTAGCAGAGCTCGCGCCTGGGGCGGCGCAAAGTGATGGAAAGCCGAAAAAATAACCCGCAAGCCCGATAGCCCAGCGGGTACGGCCAGCGCGTCGACGGGTGCCGAATGACCCTGAATAGCTCCGCTGGTGCGCCGCGACACATCGGCCCAGGCAGCTGGCTGCGGGTAGAGGTCGGTGAGTGTGATGGAAACGTTGGGCAGCTGCTGGTGGCGCAGGGCGGCCAGCACGGTTTCGGTGCCACCGCCCGCGCCCGCCCCCAGCTCCAGCAGCTGGGTTTGGCCAGTGCGACGCAGGCCCTCGGCCAGTAGCGGGGCCACCGGGCGGTAAGTGCCCAGCCCCGATATCATAAAGCGCAGGTAGTCCATCTGCCCCGCCCGAATAACGGCCGGAAACCACGGCAGGTCCTCAAACTCGAATAAACGTAGGCGTAGCTTCACAAAAAAGCACTTACGGCGGATAGCCTGCTGGCAGATAAGAATAAACGAAAAAATCGGGCTATCGGGTGGCATTCACGCCGCCCAATAGCCCGATTTCGCCAGTCGGCCAGCTTGTCTCTTAATTACCGCCTATTCCGAATACCTTCTTCAGCAGCGAGGTAGTGCGGGCCACCGGATTGGTGCGGATATCCGCTTCCTCCTGAGCAATAAGCGTAAACAACCCATCAATGGCCTTGCCGGTAGCATATTGGTTGAGGTCGGTTTGCACCGGCGTTACGAGCGGCAGCTTGTTGTAGGTAGTGGTAAGGGTGGAATAATACCGGGTAGCTTCCACTTTATCAAGGCTTTGCTGCATGATGGGCATAAAGGCCGTGGTGAGCTGCGAGGTAGTGGTGCGCTTGAGGTATTGAGTAGCCGCATCTTTCTGGCCAGTCAGGATATTCCACACATCAGTGAAAGTCAGCTGCTTAATGGCGTTAATAAATATCGGCTTGGCGCTCTTGGCCGCATCTTCCGCGCCCCGGTTCAGCGACAGCTCAAACTTATCGACCTGGCTACCCAGCCCGATGCTGCGCAGGGTAGTGGCTACCTTCTGCGCATCGGGCGGGAAGGGAATATGAATGAGCTTATTCAGGTTGAAGCCGTCAGTCTGCGAAGCCTGGTCCGAGCCCTTCGAAATACCCTGAATCAATGCTTCTTTCAGCCCGTTGGCCGCTTCCGTATTGGTGAGGCCACTCACGCCGGTTGTGGTGGTAGTAGTGGTGGTAGTCGTGGTTTTTTTGGTGCTCGGCAGCTTAAAGCCGCCCAGGCCAGGAATGGTAATAGTTTGGGCCACAGCTGCCTGTGCAAAGCTGCCAAGCACAAGCAGGGCGAGCAGAAAACGATTAGTCATAAGTAAAAAAGAAGTCGGAGAGCAACAAAGGAAGTGCCAGGCAACCCAGCTAGCACAGGTAGTAACCCCTGCGGCGGCCAGGTGCCAGCGCTTAGCCAAAACATGTACCAAACTCTGTAAAGTTTGGAATGCCACCGGCCAGAAATAAGCTGCAAGCAATTTTAAGAAAAAAATAAAGCCGTAGCCTGACTATATGGCCCGAATATACTAGCTTTGCGTCACAAAGTACTTCAATCGCTTGCATGAAGCCCGCCGCCCAAGACCCCCTGGCTCAGCTTACTGAGATTCGCGCCATTATGGAACGCAGCTCGCGCTTTCTGTCGCTGAGCGGCTTGAGTGGGGTAGGAGCGGGCGTGGTGGCGCTGGTGGGCACAGCCGTGGGCAATTATTACCTGACCATTCAGGCGCTGCAACACAACTACCGCGAACTGGCCCAGAGTACCGTAAGCGAGCGCTGGCAGATGCTTCCATTCCTGCTGGGGCTATCGTTGGCGATGATAGGCGCGGCGCTGCTGGTAGCCGCGTTTTTTACATTACGCCGCACCCGACGCGAGGGACTGCGCTCACTCTGGACGGCCCCCGCCCGACGCCTGCTGGCCGCCCTGCTCATTCCGCTGGCCGCAGGCGGGCTTTTCTGCCTCAAACTCTACCTTACGGGCGCCCCTGAGCTGGTAATCCCCGGCATGCTGGTATTCTACGGACTGGCTTTGCTCAACGGCAGCAAATACACCCTCGATGAAATTAAATACCTGGGCCTTTGGCAAGTAGGCCTGGGCCTGGTGGCCGTGCTGCTGCCCGAGCATGGCCTGCTGCTGTTCGGGCTGGGCTTTGGCCTGGGGCACATCTTCTATGGCCTGCTGCTGTATACTCGTTATGAGCGCCCAAGCCGGGCGAACTTTACCGACTAGTGAAGTACGCCATCCACACTCTCAACAAAGCTTTTGACCACCGGGTACGCCTCGGCGTAATGGCGGTGCTGTTGGCCAACGAACTGGTGAGCTTCAATGACTTAAAAGAAAGCCTCGACCTCACCGATGGCAACCTGGCCTCGCACGTTTCGGCCCTCGAAAAAGCAGGCTATGTGCTGGTTAGCAAGCAGTTTATTGGGAAAAAACCGAATACCACCTACACCGCCACGGCAGCGGGTAAGCAAGCCTTTCAGGAGCATTTGGCCGCGCTGGAGAAGCTGCTGCGCGGATAGCGCCGCACTGATAAGCAGTAATGTTAAGAAGCTTACGTATTCAGCCCCAACAAATCAGTCCGCTACAAGCGGTTTTTTTACCCATTTATACTTTGCCTAACAAAGTTCTTTCAACATGAACCCATCCATTCCCTGGGGCGCGAAAGCCCCCGCCGCCGCGCCGGCTTTCCGGCTCTCCGTGCTGCTAAGCAGCCTGCTGGCTTCGGCCACCGTGCTGAGCGATTATTTGTTCTGGCACGAGTCGACCGGGATGAATGTGCTGGCTTACATGGTGTTTCTGGTGGGAGCACACCTGGTAGTGCTGCCGCGCCACGCGCCGGTACGGCGCACGCTGAGGTTTTGGGTAGCGGCGCTGGGCTGCGTAGGGAGCGGGGCGCTGGTAGCCTGGTACGGCTCGGGGGCAGCCCTGCTGGCGGCGCTGGCTTCGGGCTTGCTGCTGGTGGGGCTGGTAAACCAGCCATCGCTGCAGCTGGTGGCCTCGGCGGTGCTCACGGCGGCCCTGGGCGTGCTGCCGGCCGTGGCGGCGGTGCTGGGCAGCGTGCGAGCGCCCGGCCAGGTAGGGCCACAGCTGCGGCGCGCGTGGTTTTATGGGCGCCTGCTGCTGGTACCACTGCTGGCGCTGGGAATATTTCAGGTCTTATTTGCGGTGGCAAATCCGCAGTATGGCGCGCTTTCGGCCCGCTTGTGGGCAGTAGCAGCCCACTGGCTGGCGCGGCTATTGGATACTATCTCGGTGCCGCACCTGCTTTTTCTGGTGCTGTGTGGGGTGGGGGCGGCGGGCGCGCTGGTAACGGTGCCCGTGCATACTCTGAGCGACCGGGAGGCCCGTTTTGGGGAGTTTGTGCGGCGTCAGCGCGACCGGGTGGCCTCGCTGGGCGTGCGGCGGCCCGATTTTGGGCTCACTACCCGGCGGCTGCCCGACCTGCGCAAGGAGTGGCTGGCGGCCGTGGTGAGCTTTGGCCTGCTCAATGGCCTGCTACTGGTAGTGAACGTGGTAGATATCCGCTGGCTGTGGTTTGGCTTCGTGCCCGCGACGGGCTTCGACCTCACACAGTTTGTGCACGAGGGCACTTACGTGCTGATTTTTAGTATTCTGCTGGCGGCGGGCATTATGCTGTGGTTTTTCCGGCGCAACCTGAATTTCTACCAGCCGGGCCTGCCGCTGCTGCGCTGGGGCGCTACGCTGTGGGTGGTGCAAAACGTGGTACTGGCCGGGTCGGTAGCGCTGCGCAATTACTACTATATCAGCTATACCGGGCTGGCTTACAAGCGTATCGGGGTGTATGCCTTTCTGCTGCTCACGGTATTCGGACTGGGCACGCTGCTGCTCAAAATCTGGCAGCGCCGCTCGGCCTTCAGCCTCGTGCGCCTCAATTCGTGGGCGGCTTATGCGGTAATGCTGCTACTGGCGGCCGGCAACTGGGAAAGCTGGATTGCCGACTACAACCTGCAAGCCCGCTTTTCGCGCCTGGATATAGGGTTTTTGCTGAATATGCCGCCCCGCGTGCTGCCGGTGCTGGCCGCCCGCGCACAGCTGATTAGCCAGGCCAAAGAGCTGGTTGTGGAAGACGAGTACGGCGTTTTCCGGCCCGTGAGCCCGGCCGCCGCGCAGCGGCTGCTCCGTGCCCGCCTGGCCGGGTTCCGGGCCGGGTACCCGGCCCGGAACTGGCAGAGCCGGACCATCGCGGCCGGGCAGGCCTACAAGGAGCTGACCGCTCACCTTGGGCCACCTGCCGGAGCAGCCGACCTGGCCCGGAAGTAAGTTTTTTTCGCTATTGCCATGAAAGTCAAGCTTATTCTGCCCGCGCTCACCGAGGCCACCAACCCGTACTGGCGGCCCATCAAGTACTCGCTGTTTCCGCCGCTGGGGCTGGCCACGCTGGCTGCTTACCTGCCGCCCGACTGGGCCGTGGATATGCAGGACGAGCACGTCGAGCCGCTGCGCCTCGACGATGCGCCCGACCTGGTCGTCATCCAGGTGTACATCACCAACGCGTACCGGGCCTACGCGCTGGCCGACCACTACCGCGCCCGGGGTGCCTACGTGTGCCTGGGCGGCTTGCACGTAACGAGCCTGCCCGACGAGGCCGCGCCCCACGCCGATAGTATTTTTCTGGGGCCGGGCGAGGAGACGTTCCCGGCGTTTCTGGCCGACTGGCGGGCCGGCCGTGCCCGGCCGCGCTACGTATCGGGAGCGGGGCGCACGCTGGTGGGCGTGCCGCCCATTCGGCGCGACCTCATCAAGCGCGAGCGCTACCTCGTGCCCAACTCGCTTGTGGTGACGCGCGGCTGCCCGCACCACTGCGATTTTTGCTATAAGGATGCCTTTTTTGCCGGTGGCAAGTCGTTTTATACCCAGACCGTGGACGACGCGCTGGCCGAGATAAACCGCCTGCCCGGCCGCCACCTCTACTTTCTCGACGACCACCTGCTGGGTAACGTGCGCTTCGCGGCCGGCCTCTTCGAGGGAATGCGCGGCCTGGGCCGGCTGTTTCAGGGCGCAGCCACCGTCGATAGCATTCTGCGCGACAATGGCTTGCTGGAAAAGGCGGCGCAGGCAGGTTTGCGCAGCTTGTTCGTGGGCTTTGAGACGCTGAGCCCGGCGAATCTGAAAGCGAGCAACAAGCCCCAAAACCTGGGGCGCGACTACGCGGCGGCTATCCGCCGGCTGCACGACCTGGGCATTATGGTGAACGGCAGCTTCGTGTTTGGGCTCGACGACCGGCCCAGCGTGTTCGACCGCACCGTGGAATGGGCAGTGAAGCAGGGGATTACCACCGCTACTTTCCACATTGCCACGCCCTATCCCGGCACGGCGCTTTTTCAGCAGATGGAAGCCCAGGGCCGCCTGCTGCACCGTCGCTGGAATGAGTATGACACCCGCACGGTGGTGTGCCGGCCGGGGCCACACCTCACTGCGCGCCAGCTCAAAAACGGCTACGACCAGGCTTACCGCGACTTCTATTCCTGGACGAATATCACTCGGGCCAGTCTCGTGCACGACACCCTGCGCCACCAGCTCAAGCACTTCGCCTACGCCGGCGGCTGGAAAAAATTTGAGCCACTCTGGAATTTCGTCATCAAAACCCGCCACCTCGACGCCATGCGCCCGCTGCTCGAAGGCATCTTGAGCAAGGTGCGCGGCACTGATGAAAAAGCCAGGCCAGCGGTGGGGCCGATGCCGCCCACCGCCAGCGCCCCGCCGGAGATGCTGCTGAAGCTGCCGGTGCTGCCATGATTACCTGCTAACGTTCAGGTTTAGCCTGCGAAGCATCTTGCCAGGGTAGTTTAGTATTAGTTTGCTGAGATAGCTAACCGTTTTTCTGAAGTTAACAAGCCAAACCCGATGCCCAATCCCTTCCTTAAGCCTTTTTCGCTGTCTCAGTGGCTGTTGCATAGTATGTGCTGGACGGTAGGAGCCCTGATTGTCTGGCCACTCATCTTCATGCTGCTTAGTCTTCTATGCAAGTCATTGAATCTAAATATTGGTACTGAAGCATCACTATTCTTTATTAGTTTTTGGCCCTCTCATCTGCTGGTATGGTGGCAGGCAATAGATGGGGGTTCGCTTAGAATCAAGTTATCAAATGCGGACCCTAGAATGGTTAAAATGGCGGCAAATAGTTGGCTGGTTTTGTTGACTTTGTTTCAAATGCTAGCACTATTAATTGGCATAGTGGGCACAACGCTGTCGCTCTTGTTTGCACAGTATGGTTTTATTAATTAAAAAAAATATATAATATAATAAATAAAATGACTTTCCACGACATTAAAACCTATTTCCACGCCAACCGCAGTCGCTTTGCCGACCTGGCCTGGGACGACCCGCACCAGCTCGGCCCGGCCGAGCTGCGGGCCGTGCGCGCTTCCCTCCAGACGTTTCAGCGCGGCGAGGGCACCGGTGGCGCCCACCTTACCGCTCTGGCCGGGCAGGTCGGCGATGCCGACTACGCGGCGGCCATGCAGCTTTACATTCAGGAAGAAGAAGGCCACGCGGCCCTGCTGGGCCGGTTTATGGACCGGCAAGGCATCCCGCGCCTGGAAAGGAACTGGCTGCACGCAGTTTTTCGGAGCCTGGGCCGGTCGCTGGGGCTGGTACATATGGTGCGCGTAATATTGACGGCCGAGGTAGTAGTCACCGTTTATTACCGCGCCCTGTTTAATGCCACGTACTCGGGGCTTTTGCAGCAGATTTGCCGCCGCATGCTGCTCGATAAGGAGCTGCACCTCGTCTTTCATTGCCTGGCCGTCCGGCAGCTGTCGCCCTGGCGCAACCGGCTGAGCGCCTGGCTCTGGCGGCAAGCCTACCGCGCGCTGCTGGCAGGCACGGCGCTGGTCGTGTACGCCACCAGCCGGCGCACGCTGCGGGCCGGCGGCTACGGCCTGCTGAGCTTCTGCGCGGCGATTGCCGACGAGTATGCCCGCGTCGAGCAGATGCAGCGGCCCACCGGCCTGCTGGCCATGCGCGGCGGGGCCGCGCCGGCGGCCGGCCCGCCGACTGAGCTGGTCGGCGCCTGGCAGTGGCCGGCGCCGCTGGTACGCTCGACCCGGTAGGCAGCAGGCAGCATCGCAAAAGATAAGCATGCCTAATACCCTGCTACCACAAGGGCCGCCGGGCAACCAGAGTAGTTTTCAAATTCGGGTACCGGGCGGGCTGCTGGCCACACTGTACCCGGACCGGAAATTTGCGCTAAATTTAATTAAACTGCTAATTTTTTATCCTATGCGAAACTGGTAAAAGGACAAAAACCAACGGGACGTTTGAAACCTGCTTGTGGGCACCAGGTAACTTTTGCCTGGTTTATTCGTCAAACAATTGCAACTTCAGTTCAACTAGGGATAGTTGAGTTTCGGCTACCCCGTTGGCTCAAAAATTTGCTACTGCGCGCTTCGCCAGTATCTTGCCTGCGCTTCAACGCCCTGCCCCATGCCCCGCTCTTCCGCCACCCTGCCCCTTGCCAAGCGCCTTTCCCGGGTGGGGCGGGCTATTGGCGCGTTGCAGCTGTTTAAAGAAACGCTGACCATTGTGCTGCTGGGTCTGCCGCTGCTCTGGCAGCAGCCGCTGCTGGCTCCGGCGGCCCTGCCGGGGCTGGTGCTCTACCTGGCGCGCTGGGTGATGGTGCTGGGCCGGATGCGGCGGCGGGCGGCCGCCCTCATCTGGGGGTTCACGTTTGTGGATGAGCTGTGGGGCCTGAGCCTGTACCTGCACGCCTACGATGCGCCCACCGCCCGGCAGCTGCGTTATCTGGATTGGAGCTACGGCCTGGGGCTGGCCTGCACGCTGGCCGGGCTGCTCGAAATCGGCTACCGCTACTATCGGGAGCGAATTGGCCGGCGGGCACTGATGCGCACGGCTTAGCGTTGCGGCTGGCTGGTATCTTTGCCTTTCCCTGCCCCTGATTTGCCGTTCATGGCCGACGAAACTATTCCGCCTGCTGCCCCCGATTCTCTACCCGCCCGCCCTTCGGGCGCTTCTCGTAAGCGCCCCGGTCGGGGCACGCGCCGCCTGGTGCGCATTGCCTGGACCATCTTTTTTATCAGCGCAGGCTTTTTTCTGGTGTATCCGCTGCTGGTGCGCAGCAATTTTCTGTTCTTGTTTGGCAAGTCGCCGAGCCTCGAAGAATTAGAAAACCCCAAGGTGGAGCAGGCATCCGAGGTGTTCACTTCCGATGGCGTGCTCATCGGCCGCTACTTCCGCGAAAACCGCTCGCCGGTGCCGCTCAATCAGATTTCGCCCTGGCTGGTGAAGGCCCTCATTGCCACCGAGGACGCCCGCTACTACCAGCATTCGGGCATCGATGCGCCCTCGCTGGTATCGACTTTTTACTATGGTTTGCGGGGCGATAAGCGCGGCGGCTCTACTATCAGCCAGCAGCTGGCCAAGAACTTATACAAAACCCGGCGCGGCGAAAGCCAGGGTGGCCTCAGCCACATTCCGGGCGTGGGCACGGTAGTGGCCAAAACCAAGGAGTGGCTTACGGCCGTGGAGCTGGAGCGCCGCTACACCAAGGAAGAGATTCTGCGGATGTACCTCAACACCGTGGAGTACGGCTCCAACGCCTTCGGTATTAAGGTAGCGGCCAAGACGTTTTTCAGCACCACGCCCGATAGTCTGACGCCCGTGCAGGCAGCCACGCTTATCGGGGTGCTGAATAACCCCACCGCCTTCAATCCGCGCTTTCACCCGGCCGCTTCGCGCCACCGGCGCAATGTGGTGCTGCAGCGTATGGGCCAGGCCGGCGACCTGAAGCCCGCCGAAGTGAAGGCCCTGCAGGCCGAGCCTATTGTGCTTGACTATCAGATTGAAAAGCACGTCGATGGCCCCGATACGTATTTTCGCGGGGCCATCAGCCAGGCCGTGAATCACTGGTGCGAGGCCCACGGCTACGACATGTACCGCGATGGCCTGCGCATTTATACCACCATCGACTCGCGCATGCAGGACCACGCCGAGCAGGCCGTGCACCAGCGGATGAAAATGCTGCAGCAGCAGTTTGATAACTTCTGGCGCAACAAGGGCCAGAACCCGTGGGTAGATGAGGAAGGCCACGAAATCCCCGACTTCATCGAAACCCAGATGCGGCGCACCCAGAGCTACAAGGCCCTGGCCGCCCGCTACCACGGCCAGCCCGCCCGCCTCGATTCGGCCCTGCACGCCAAGCGGCCGATGAAGGTATTTACCTGGAAAAAAACCGACGGCGATACCACGCTGGTACTGTCGCCGCTCGATTCGCTGGCCTATTACAAGCATTTTCTGCAAGCCGGCATGATGACGATGGACCCCTTCACGGGCTCCATCAAGGCCTGGGTAGGCGGACTGGATTATCGCTTCTTCCAGTACGACCACGTGAAGCAAGGCAAGCGCCAGGCCGGCTCCACGTTCAAGCCTTTCGTGTACCTCACGGCGCTGGATAACGGCTACTCGCCCTGCGACCGCATCCGCGACCAGCGCGTGACGATAAAGTACATCGAAAACGGCAAGCCCATGGAGTGGCAGCCCGATAACGTGACGCGCGAATATACCGGAATCAATATGACGCTGCGCTCAGCCATGGCCCGCTCGGTAAATTCCGTCACGGCCCAGCTCACCGAAAAGGTAGGCTGGGGCAGGGTGGCCGACTACGCGCATAAAGTGGGCATTACCAGTCCGCTGCTGCCGGTGCCCAGCATCGGTCTGGGCTCGGCCGGCGACGTGAGTGTGTATGAGATGGTGGACGCCTACGCTACCTTTCTCAACAACGGCTTCCGCTCCGAGCCGCGCATTATTACCCGCATCGAGGACCGCAACGGCAACGTCATCCAGCAGTTCGACCCCGTGCAGAAGCGCGCCATCTCGCCCGAAACGGCCTGGCTGATGACCTACATGCTGCGCGGCGGCATGGAGGAGCCGGGCGGTACCTCGCAGAGCCTCTGGGACTTCCAGGACCTCTGGCGCAAAGACAACCAGATTGGC
The sequence above is drawn from the Hymenobacter baengnokdamensis genome and encodes:
- a CDS encoding transglycosylase domain-containing protein, with amino-acid sequence MADETIPPAAPDSLPARPSGASRKRPGRGTRRLVRIAWTIFFISAGFFLVYPLLVRSNFLFLFGKSPSLEELENPKVEQASEVFTSDGVLIGRYFRENRSPVPLNQISPWLVKALIATEDARYYQHSGIDAPSLVSTFYYGLRGDKRGGSTISQQLAKNLYKTRRGESQGGLSHIPGVGTVVAKTKEWLTAVELERRYTKEEILRMYLNTVEYGSNAFGIKVAAKTFFSTTPDSLTPVQAATLIGVLNNPTAFNPRFHPAASRHRRNVVLQRMGQAGDLKPAEVKALQAEPIVLDYQIEKHVDGPDTYFRGAISQAVNHWCEAHGYDMYRDGLRIYTTIDSRMQDHAEQAVHQRMKMLQQQFDNFWRNKGQNPWVDEEGHEIPDFIETQMRRTQSYKALAARYHGQPARLDSALHAKRPMKVFTWKKTDGDTTLVLSPLDSLAYYKHFLQAGMMTMDPFTGSIKAWVGGLDYRFFQYDHVKQGKRQAGSTFKPFVYLTALDNGYSPCDRIRDQRVTIKYIENGKPMEWQPDNVTREYTGINMTLRSAMARSVNSVTAQLTEKVGWGRVADYAHKVGITSPLLPVPSIGLGSAGDVSVYEMVDAYATFLNNGFRSEPRIITRIEDRNGNVIQQFDPVQKRAISPETAWLMTYMLRGGMEEPGGTSQSLWDFQDLWRKDNQIGGKTGTTSNYSDGWYMGLTKDLVSGVWVGGEDRSIHFFRSQQGEGGRMALPIFGRYMETIYKDKSLNYDYGPFPKPPSKINRKYVCYTEYEPRHREAAKDTVAADNLLEQLNGGGKDSVR
- a CDS encoding winged helix-turn-helix domain-containing protein; translation: MKYAIHTLNKAFDHRVRLGVMAVLLANELVSFNDLKESLDLTDGNLASHVSALEKAGYVLVSKQFIGKKPNTTYTATAAGKQAFQEHLAALEKLLRG
- a CDS encoding UbiA family prenyltransferase produces the protein MLPAYRRAFALLRLPFSLFLMPVFWFGLSALREPFSWSRAAAVFTILHLLVYPASNGYNSYYDKDEGSIGGLKAPPPVTPELLHLVWLFETLALLTSLLVGWPFAAMVIVYILISRAYSYEGIRLKKYPLLSTAVVVVFQGAFTFLMAQVGAGATSAQLFEPTNLQLALVSTLFLCGSYPLTQIYQHQEDARRGDRTLSLRLGIRGTFVLAAVGLLAGALLLGFTYWLRGEPRSLLLFLLATGPVVALFSRWCWVAWHDPTQASFEWTMRMNKVSSLCLSAAFITVLLLSQSH
- a CDS encoding DUF4197 domain-containing protein, with translation MTNRFLLALLVLGSFAQAAVAQTITIPGLGGFKLPSTKKTTTTTTTTTTTGVSGLTNTEAANGLKEALIQGISKGSDQASQTDGFNLNKLIHIPFPPDAQKVATTLRSIGLGSQVDKFELSLNRGAEDAAKSAKPIFINAIKQLTFTDVWNILTGQKDAATQYLKRTTTSQLTTAFMPIMQQSLDKVEATRYYSTLTTTYNKLPLVTPVQTDLNQYATGKAIDGLFTLIAQEEADIRTNPVARTTSLLKKVFGIGGN
- a CDS encoding B12-binding domain-containing radical SAM protein, translated to MKVKLILPALTEATNPYWRPIKYSLFPPLGLATLAAYLPPDWAVDMQDEHVEPLRLDDAPDLVVIQVYITNAYRAYALADHYRARGAYVCLGGLHVTSLPDEAAPHADSIFLGPGEETFPAFLADWRAGRARPRYVSGAGRTLVGVPPIRRDLIKRERYLVPNSLVVTRGCPHHCDFCYKDAFFAGGKSFYTQTVDDALAEINRLPGRHLYFLDDHLLGNVRFAAGLFEGMRGLGRLFQGAATVDSILRDNGLLEKAAQAGLRSLFVGFETLSPANLKASNKPQNLGRDYAAAIRRLHDLGIMVNGSFVFGLDDRPSVFDRTVEWAVKQGITTATFHIATPYPGTALFQQMEAQGRLLHRRWNEYDTRTVVCRPGPHLTARQLKNGYDQAYRDFYSWTNITRASLVHDTLRHQLKHFAYAGGWKKFEPLWNFVIKTRHLDAMRPLLEGILSKVRGTDEKARPAVGPMPPTASAPPEMLLKLPVLP
- a CDS encoding ferritin-like domain-containing protein; its protein translation is MTFHDIKTYFHANRSRFADLAWDDPHQLGPAELRAVRASLQTFQRGEGTGGAHLTALAGQVGDADYAAAMQLYIQEEEGHAALLGRFMDRQGIPRLERNWLHAVFRSLGRSLGLVHMVRVILTAEVVVTVYYRALFNATYSGLLQQICRRMLLDKELHLVFHCLAVRQLSPWRNRLSAWLWRQAYRALLAGTALVVYATSRRTLRAGGYGLLSFCAAIADEYARVEQMQRPTGLLAMRGGAAPAAGPPTELVGAWQWPAPLVRSTR
- a CDS encoding DUF4153 domain-containing protein — its product is MNPSIPWGAKAPAAAPAFRLSVLLSSLLASATVLSDYLFWHESTGMNVLAYMVFLVGAHLVVLPRHAPVRRTLRFWVAALGCVGSGALVAWYGSGAALLAALASGLLLVGLVNQPSLQLVASAVLTAALGVLPAVAAVLGSVRAPGQVGPQLRRAWFYGRLLLVPLLALGIFQVLFAVANPQYGALSARLWAVAAHWLARLLDTISVPHLLFLVLCGVGAAGALVTVPVHTLSDREARFGEFVRRQRDRVASLGVRRPDFGLTTRRLPDLRKEWLAAVVSFGLLNGLLLVVNVVDIRWLWFGFVPATGFDLTQFVHEGTYVLIFSILLAAGIMLWFFRRNLNFYQPGLPLLRWGATLWVVQNVVLAGSVALRNYYYISYTGLAYKRIGVYAFLLLTVFGLGTLLLKIWQRRSAFSLVRLNSWAAYAVMLLLAAGNWESWIADYNLQARFSRLDIGFLLNMPPRVLPVLAARAQLISQAKELVVEDEYGVFRPVSPAAAQRLLRARLAGFRAGYPARNWQSRTIAAGQAYKELTAHLGPPAGAADLARK
- a CDS encoding class I SAM-dependent methyltransferase gives rise to the protein MKLRLRLFEFEDLPWFPAVIRAGQMDYLRFMISGLGTYRPVAPLLAEGLRRTGQTQLLELGAGAGGGTETVLAALRHQQLPNVSITLTDLYPQPAAWADVSRRTSGAIQGHSAPVDALAVPAGLSGLRVIFSAFHHFAPPQARALLRDAVAGGTGIGVFEGAAKSWLEIGLALTVLPVAQLLLTPFFRPFRLSRLVFTYLLPLIPLTTIWDGVVSILRMYPTEELLALAHEADPARRYHWQAGQLRHWWGPRVTFLVGWPAHPTT